One Mycobacteroides abscessus ATCC 19977 genomic window carries:
- a CDS encoding phosphotransferase family protein has protein sequence MSQSTGQFRAHHQSTSQDWAALSAWVARQGHTLETSGARQFAGGKANLNYLVVLDGQPAVFRRPPAGPIAEGANDMAREWRVLSRLGDGFALAPRGLLYCDDLDVLAAPFQFLEYREGLAIGGELPAGLPVDAPSRITATLIEAMTALHRVSPERVGLGELGRPEGLLERQLTGWTRRAHVVWPDGLPDVVTYLTSRLAEEIPEPSAISLLHMDLKLDNMLIDQETLSPNAIIDWDMATRGCPLFDLAILVSYWMEPDDPAGVRAVNQMPTTAQGFGKRADVIDSYFAAAGMPPRPLHWHVACARLRLAVAWMQLYRKWQSGDLIGPGYADFENIAMSVLDWATTQFTEGEI, from the coding sequence GTGTCACAGTCGACCGGCCAATTCCGCGCTCATCACCAGAGCACGTCGCAGGATTGGGCGGCGCTCTCGGCCTGGGTGGCGCGGCAGGGGCACACGCTGGAAACGTCCGGGGCCCGGCAGTTCGCCGGCGGCAAGGCGAACCTCAACTACTTGGTGGTCCTCGACGGGCAACCTGCCGTGTTTCGCCGCCCGCCCGCGGGGCCGATCGCCGAAGGCGCCAACGACATGGCCCGCGAGTGGCGGGTGCTGTCCCGGCTGGGCGATGGCTTCGCGCTGGCGCCGCGCGGGCTGTTGTACTGCGACGACCTGGATGTGCTGGCAGCCCCCTTCCAGTTCCTGGAGTACCGCGAGGGGCTGGCAATTGGCGGAGAGCTACCGGCGGGCTTGCCCGTCGATGCGCCGTCACGCATCACAGCGACTCTCATCGAGGCCATGACCGCCCTGCACCGGGTGTCACCCGAGCGCGTGGGACTGGGCGAGCTCGGCAGACCGGAGGGTCTGCTGGAACGTCAGCTCACCGGCTGGACGCGCCGTGCTCACGTGGTCTGGCCTGATGGTCTGCCGGACGTCGTCACGTATCTGACCTCGCGACTCGCGGAGGAGATCCCCGAGCCCTCGGCAATCTCCTTGCTCCACATGGACCTCAAGCTCGACAACATGCTGATCGATCAGGAAACGCTGTCGCCCAATGCGATCATCGATTGGGACATGGCCACTCGCGGCTGCCCGCTGTTCGACCTGGCGATTCTGGTGTCGTACTGGATGGAGCCCGATGATCCGGCCGGCGTGCGCGCTGTCAATCAGATGCCCACTACAGCACAGGGTTTCGGGAAGCGCGCGGATGTCATCGACTCCTATTTCGCTGCGGCCGGGATGCCGCCGCGGCCTCTGCACTGGCATGTGGCCTGTGCGCGCCTCCGTCTCGCGGTCGCCTGGATGCAGTTGTACCGCAAGTGGCAGTCCGGCGACCTCATCGGACCCGGATACGCAGATTTCGAAAACATTGCCATGTCCGTCCTTGACTGGGCAACAACACAATTCACCGAGGGAGAAATATGA
- a CDS encoding YbaB/EbfC family nucleoid-associated protein, with product MQPGGAPDMSALLAQAQQMQQQLMAAQAQIAAAEVTGESGGGLVRITGKGSGEVTSVQIDPKIVDPEDVETLQDLIIGALADLTSKTQELASQRLGPLAGGLGDLGGGLGLPGV from the coding sequence ATGCAACCCGGAGGCGCCCCGGATATGTCGGCCCTGCTCGCGCAGGCACAGCAGATGCAGCAGCAGTTGATGGCTGCTCAGGCGCAGATCGCGGCGGCCGAGGTCACGGGGGAGTCCGGCGGCGGTCTGGTGCGGATCACCGGCAAGGGCAGCGGTGAGGTGACCAGCGTCCAGATCGATCCCAAGATCGTCGACCCGGAGGACGTGGAAACCCTGCAGGACCTGATCATCGGCGCACTTGCCGATCTGACGTCGAAGACCCAGGAGCTGGCAAGCCAGCGGCTGGGCCCGCTGGCGGGTGGTCTCGGCGATCTTGGCGGAGGGCTGGGATTGCCCGGTGTTTGA
- the recR gene encoding recombination mediator RecR, which produces MFEGPVQDLIDELGKLPGVGPKSAQRIAFHLLGVEAPDIDRLTAALTRVRDGVQFCEVCGNVSDKERCRICADPRRDIALVCVVEEPKDVQAVERTREFRGRYHVLGGALDPLSGVGPDQLRIRELLTRIGTEEDGVSISEVIIATDPNTEGEATATYLVRMLRDFPGLTVTRLASGLPMGGDLEFADELTLGRALSGRRPL; this is translated from the coding sequence GTGTTTGAGGGCCCGGTCCAGGACCTCATTGACGAGCTGGGCAAGCTGCCCGGGGTAGGGCCCAAGAGCGCGCAGCGCATCGCATTCCATTTGTTGGGTGTCGAGGCGCCCGATATCGATCGACTGACCGCTGCACTGACGAGGGTGCGCGACGGCGTTCAGTTCTGCGAGGTGTGCGGGAACGTCTCCGATAAGGAGCGTTGCCGCATTTGCGCTGATCCGCGCCGTGACATCGCGCTGGTCTGCGTTGTCGAGGAACCCAAGGATGTGCAGGCGGTCGAACGCACCCGTGAATTCCGGGGCCGCTACCACGTGCTCGGCGGCGCGCTGGATCCGCTCTCGGGAGTCGGGCCCGATCAGCTTCGGATTCGGGAACTGTTGACCCGCATAGGAACCGAGGAGGATGGGGTGTCCATCTCCGAGGTCATCATCGCTACCGACCCGAATACCGAGGGCGAGGCCACCGCGACCTACTTGGTGCGGATGCTGCGCGACTTCCCCGGGCTCACCGTCACCCGATTGGCCTCCGGCCTACCGATGGGCGGAGACCTGGAATTCGCCGATGAGCTGACGCTCGGACGTGCCCTCTCGGGTCGCCGCCCCCTCTGA
- a CDS encoding acyl-CoA dehydrogenase family protein gives MIDFSIPEELAAKAQRVREFVTETVIPYERDPRLTAHGPTEELRDELVGKARAAGLLTVQAPESYGGWGLSHIGQAVIFEAAGWSTLGPIAMNCAAPDEGNMFLLGKITNEEQSEKFLRPVIEGYQRSAFAMTEPDGAGSDPSQLKTSATFDGQNFVINGRKWLITGARGAKTWIIMANLEANDHLPEGPTLFLCDGETEGIVIERIMNTMDRNYAEGHAVVRFDNLTLPREALLGETGQAFRYAQLRLAPARLTHCMRWLGAASRAQDIAVDYARTRTSFGKTIGEHQGVSFMLADNEIALHQCRLTIWHACWMMDNGAKGRHESSMAKSFVSEELFKVTDRCVQVLGGIGISDETPVEMIFRDMRAFRLYDGPTEVHKYAIGRQVLRTPRA, from the coding sequence ATGATCGACTTCAGCATTCCGGAAGAGCTGGCCGCGAAGGCGCAGCGGGTGCGTGAGTTCGTCACCGAGACCGTGATTCCGTACGAGCGCGATCCTCGCCTGACCGCGCACGGACCCACCGAGGAGCTGCGCGACGAGTTGGTCGGTAAGGCCAGGGCGGCCGGTCTGCTGACCGTTCAGGCGCCAGAATCCTATGGTGGGTGGGGTCTTTCGCACATCGGCCAGGCGGTGATCTTCGAGGCCGCGGGCTGGTCGACCCTGGGGCCCATCGCCATGAACTGTGCGGCACCCGATGAGGGCAACATGTTCCTGCTCGGCAAGATCACCAACGAGGAACAATCCGAGAAGTTTCTGCGTCCCGTCATCGAGGGGTATCAGCGCTCGGCGTTCGCGATGACCGAACCCGACGGGGCCGGTTCCGATCCGTCGCAGTTGAAGACCTCGGCGACCTTCGACGGGCAGAATTTCGTCATCAACGGCCGTAAATGGCTCATCACCGGAGCTCGCGGCGCCAAAACGTGGATCATCATGGCCAACCTGGAGGCCAACGATCACCTGCCGGAGGGGCCGACACTGTTTCTCTGCGACGGCGAGACCGAAGGCATTGTGATCGAACGCATCATGAACACCATGGACCGCAACTACGCCGAGGGGCATGCCGTGGTGCGGTTCGACAATCTCACCCTGCCGCGGGAGGCGTTGCTCGGTGAGACCGGGCAGGCGTTCCGATACGCGCAGCTGCGGCTGGCCCCGGCCCGGTTGACGCACTGTATGCGCTGGCTCGGTGCCGCCTCCCGGGCCCAGGACATCGCGGTCGACTATGCGCGAACCCGGACCTCGTTCGGTAAGACGATCGGCGAGCACCAGGGGGTTTCCTTCATGCTCGCCGACAACGAGATCGCGTTGCATCAGTGTCGACTGACCATCTGGCATGCCTGCTGGATGATGGACAACGGCGCCAAGGGCCGGCACGAAAGTTCGATGGCGAAGTCCTTCGTGTCCGAGGAGTTGTTCAAGGTGACCGACCGGTGTGTTCAGGTGCTCGGCGGCATCGGCATCAGCGATGAGACGCCGGTGGAGATGATCTTCCGTGATATGCGCGCCTTCCGTCTGTACGACGGTCCCACCGAGGTGCACAAGTACGCCATCGGACGCCAGGTGCTTCGGACTCCGCGCGCCTAG
- a CDS encoding Mur ligase family protein yields the protein MPIEHLSPRGRIALAAGSAARWASRISGRGAGSMIGGLIALKLDGSVLAQLGRGRRTVLITGTNGKSTTTRMTAAALATVGPVATNTEGSNMDAGLVAALAGTREADVAVLEVDEMHVPHVADAVNPAVIVLLNLSRDQLDRVGEINNIERTLRKGLARHRDAVIVANCDDVLMASAAYDSPHVVWVAAGGGWAGDSVSCPRSGELIMRDGNRWYSTGTDFARPDPDWWFDDDRIYGPSGISLPMSLTLPGTANRGNATLAVAAAVELGARPGPAVDAVSAVDQVAGRYRSINLGDHTIRLLLAKNPAGWQEALSMVDTDADGLVIAVNGQVPDGEDLSWLWDVNFEHFACDNGESPVPPVVAAGERGTDLAVRLTYASVTHTLQHDPVQAIKACPPGRVDVIANYTAFLNLNRALAKGGAA from the coding sequence ATGCCCATCGAGCATCTATCGCCGCGTGGCCGGATCGCACTCGCCGCAGGCTCCGCCGCGCGGTGGGCATCCCGGATCAGCGGTCGCGGCGCGGGCTCCATGATCGGCGGGCTCATCGCACTCAAGCTGGATGGCTCGGTGCTGGCGCAGCTGGGCCGAGGTCGTCGGACAGTCCTGATAACCGGCACCAACGGCAAGTCCACCACCACCCGGATGACCGCCGCCGCCCTGGCGACCGTGGGGCCAGTGGCAACCAACACCGAGGGCTCCAACATGGACGCCGGTCTGGTTGCCGCCCTGGCCGGGACCCGAGAGGCCGACGTCGCGGTGCTCGAGGTCGACGAGATGCACGTGCCACACGTCGCCGACGCGGTCAACCCGGCGGTCATCGTGCTCCTCAATCTCAGCCGGGATCAGCTCGACCGCGTGGGTGAGATCAACAACATCGAACGCACTCTGCGCAAGGGGCTGGCCCGCCACCGCGATGCGGTGATCGTCGCGAATTGTGATGACGTCTTGATGGCATCGGCCGCCTACGACAGCCCCCACGTGGTCTGGGTGGCGGCGGGCGGCGGCTGGGCCGGCGACTCGGTGAGCTGTCCACGCAGCGGGGAGCTCATCATGCGCGACGGAAACCGTTGGTACAGCACGGGAACCGACTTCGCACGGCCTGATCCGGACTGGTGGTTCGACGACGACCGCATCTACGGCCCCAGCGGAATCAGCCTGCCGATGTCGCTGACGCTGCCCGGTACCGCGAATCGCGGCAACGCCACGCTGGCGGTCGCCGCCGCCGTTGAACTCGGCGCCCGTCCGGGTCCGGCCGTCGACGCGGTATCGGCTGTCGACCAGGTGGCGGGCCGCTATCGCAGCATCAACCTCGGCGACCACACCATTCGGCTACTGCTGGCCAAGAATCCGGCCGGCTGGCAGGAGGCCCTGTCGATGGTCGATACCGACGCCGACGGGCTCGTCATCGCGGTGAACGGCCAAGTGCCCGATGGCGAAGACCTGTCCTGGCTGTGGGATGTCAACTTCGAGCATTTCGCCTGCGACAACGGGGAATCGCCGGTGCCTCCCGTCGTCGCGGCCGGCGAGCGCGGCACCGACTTGGCGGTCCGGCTCACCTACGCCAGCGTTACACACACCCTGCAGCATGACCCGGTCCAGGCCATCAAGGCCTGCCCGCCCGGCAGGGTCGATGTGATCGCGAACTACACGGCCTTTCTGAATCTGAATCGAGCGCTGGCCAAAGGCGGTGCGGCATGA
- a CDS encoding type 1 glutamine amidotransferase, protein MSESTVRVGLVLPDVMGTYGDSGNAVVLRQRLRMRGIDAEIVETTLADPVPDSLDVYTLGGAEDYAQRLATRHLIAHPGLQRAAERGAPVLAICAAIQVLGHWYETSSGERVEGVGLLDVTTSPQHQRTIGELAGVPIMDELEDTLTGFENHRGGTVLGPAATPLSRVSRGAGNRTGDGSDGVVQGSVIATYMHGPCLARNPELADLLLARAMNVPELTPLDLDEVARLRRERLKS, encoded by the coding sequence ATGAGTGAATCCACTGTCCGCGTAGGCCTGGTCCTCCCCGACGTCATGGGCACCTATGGCGACTCGGGCAACGCCGTCGTACTGCGGCAGCGGTTGCGAATGCGGGGTATCGACGCCGAGATCGTGGAAACCACCCTGGCCGACCCGGTGCCCGATTCCCTCGACGTCTACACGCTGGGCGGTGCAGAAGACTATGCCCAGCGTCTGGCCACCCGCCACCTCATCGCGCACCCGGGGTTGCAGCGTGCCGCCGAGCGCGGCGCGCCGGTGCTGGCGATCTGCGCGGCCATCCAAGTGCTGGGACATTGGTATGAAACCTCCTCGGGAGAGCGCGTCGAGGGTGTGGGGCTGCTGGACGTCACCACCAGCCCCCAGCACCAGCGCACCATCGGCGAACTAGCCGGTGTGCCGATCATGGACGAGCTTGAGGACACCCTGACCGGGTTTGAGAATCACCGTGGGGGAACAGTTTTAGGACCCGCTGCGACACCGTTGTCCCGGGTTTCACGCGGAGCCGGCAACCGCACCGGCGACGGTAGCGACGGCGTGGTGCAGGGCAGCGTGATCGCCACCTACATGCACGGCCCGTGTCTGGCACGCAACCCCGAGCTGGCCGACCTACTGCTGGCACGCGCCATGAACGTGCCTGAGCTGACCCCGCTGGACCTGGACGAGGTAGCGCGGCTGCGTAGGGAACGACTGAAGTCTTGA
- a CDS encoding DEDDh family exonuclease, with protein MPIWGQTPDHSPKWVVVDLETSGFQPGRARVISVAALAMDADGTITDSVVSLLNPGVDPGPTHVHGLTPEMLEGQPEFSDIAPDLIALLRGRTLVAHNVGFDYSFLAAEAELVGAELPTEAVMCTVELTRRLELDTPNLRLETLAAHWGVEQLKAHDAYDDARVLAEVLPKVLERARERGTWLPIRETTRKRWPNGRVTHDELRPLKTLASRQPCHWLNPGPYTAGQPLVQGMRVALSSEVSRTHEELIEQIMQAGLAYADAVDEDTSLVICNQENPEQGKGFHARSLGVPLLDDRTFMTEVRRVVGGTDIEQFTVPSRAGAQYSLF; from the coding sequence ATGCCGATCTGGGGGCAGACGCCCGACCACAGCCCCAAGTGGGTGGTGGTTGACCTGGAGACTTCAGGTTTCCAGCCGGGGCGGGCGCGTGTCATCAGCGTTGCGGCATTGGCGATGGATGCCGACGGGACCATCACCGACAGCGTGGTGAGTCTGCTCAACCCCGGTGTCGATCCGGGCCCCACGCACGTCCACGGCCTCACCCCGGAGATGCTGGAGGGCCAGCCGGAGTTCTCCGATATCGCGCCCGATCTGATCGCGCTGCTGCGCGGGCGGACGTTGGTCGCGCACAACGTCGGCTTCGACTACTCGTTCCTGGCGGCCGAGGCCGAGCTGGTGGGAGCCGAACTGCCCACCGAGGCCGTCATGTGCACCGTCGAGCTGACGCGCCGTCTCGAACTGGACACACCCAACCTGCGCTTGGAAACCCTTGCCGCGCATTGGGGTGTCGAGCAGCTCAAGGCTCATGACGCTTATGACGATGCGCGGGTGCTGGCCGAGGTGCTGCCGAAGGTGCTGGAGCGCGCCCGCGAGCGTGGCACCTGGCTGCCCATCCGCGAGACCACACGTAAGCGCTGGCCCAACGGCCGCGTTACGCACGATGAGCTGCGTCCACTCAAGACACTGGCGTCGCGCCAGCCGTGCCACTGGCTCAACCCCGGCCCGTATACCGCGGGCCAGCCGCTCGTGCAGGGCATGCGTGTGGCATTGAGCTCGGAGGTCTCGCGCACCCACGAAGAGCTGATCGAGCAGATCATGCAGGCCGGTCTCGCCTACGCCGATGCGGTCGACGAGGACACCTCGCTGGTGATCTGCAACCAGGAAAACCCAGAGCAGGGCAAGGGTTTCCATGCCCGCTCATTGGGCGTACCGCTGCTCGATGACCGGACGTTC
- a CDS encoding Rv3717 family N-acetylmuramoyl-L-alanine amidase — protein sequence MLPVATPSAPTTFTAGAAPGIAGRIVVLDPGHNGANDSSINNQVPDGRGGTKSCQTSGTATDGGYPEHTFTWNTVLLIRQQLTQLGVRTAMTRGDDNKLGPCIDKRAEIENSYNPDAVVSIHADGGPAGGHGFHVNYSNPPVNAVQGEPTLRFAKTMRDSLQAAGLTPATYIGTGGLYGRSDLAGLNLAQHPKVLVELGNMKNAQDSAMMTSPEGRSKYAQAVVQGIVAYLSGTAPAAAPAPEAAPAGG from the coding sequence GTGCTGCCGGTCGCCACGCCATCGGCACCTACCACCTTCACCGCAGGCGCGGCACCCGGTATCGCCGGACGCATCGTTGTGCTCGATCCCGGGCACAACGGCGCCAATGACAGTTCGATCAACAATCAGGTGCCCGACGGCCGCGGTGGCACCAAGAGCTGTCAGACCAGCGGCACCGCCACCGACGGCGGATACCCCGAGCACACCTTCACGTGGAACACCGTGCTGCTTATTCGGCAGCAGCTGACCCAACTGGGCGTGCGTACCGCCATGACACGCGGAGACGACAATAAGCTCGGCCCTTGCATCGACAAGCGCGCGGAGATCGAGAACAGCTACAACCCGGACGCGGTGGTGAGCATCCACGCCGACGGCGGTCCGGCCGGCGGCCACGGCTTCCACGTCAACTACTCGAACCCTCCCGTGAACGCCGTGCAGGGTGAGCCGACACTGCGCTTCGCCAAGACCATGCGCGACAGCCTGCAGGCCGCGGGCCTCACCCCGGCGACATACATCGGCACCGGCGGACTCTACGGCCGCTCCGATCTGGCGGGTCTCAACCTCGCCCAGCACCCGAAGGTGCTCGTGGAACTCGGCAATATGAAGAACGCCCAGGACTCCGCGATGATGACCAGCCCGGAGGGCCGGTCAAAGTACGCGCAAGCCGTTGTCCAGGGCATCGTCGCGTACCTCAGCGGTACGGCGCCCGCCGCGGCCCCGGCGCCCGAGGCCGCGCCCGCCGGCGGCTAA
- a CDS encoding MarR family winged helix-turn-helix transcriptional regulator, translating into MLAMSESDEIEPLGYLMFRAGAVMRPRVLAVLRPLGLGMPEFMCLRMLNENPGRTSAELARENNVSAQAMNQVLNGLQNISLVSRPAVPASGRALPAKVTAKGKALLKRVESAIWAAEDEMFSRLGVDDQRELRRILGRLIDAASENE; encoded by the coding sequence ATGCTTGCGATGAGTGAATCCGATGAGATCGAGCCGCTCGGTTACCTGATGTTCCGGGCCGGGGCGGTGATGCGCCCACGGGTTCTTGCCGTGCTGCGGCCGCTGGGGCTCGGGATGCCGGAGTTCATGTGCCTGCGGATGCTCAACGAGAACCCCGGCCGTACCAGTGCGGAGCTGGCGCGCGAGAACAACGTCTCGGCGCAGGCGATGAATCAGGTGCTCAACGGATTGCAGAACATCTCGCTGGTTTCCCGGCCGGCCGTGCCTGCCTCGGGGCGGGCGTTACCGGCGAAGGTCACCGCCAAGGGCAAGGCGCTACTCAAACGTGTGGAGTCGGCCATTTGGGCAGCAGAGGATGAGATGTTCAGCCGGCTGGGCGTCGATGATCAACGAGAGCTCCGCCGGATACTGGGCCGCCTTATCGACGCTGCCAGCGAAAACGAGTGA